Below is a genomic region from Methanosphaera sp. ISO3-F5.
GCATTTGCCAAATGAGCTTGAATAAAAGAATAAACATCACCATATTTAGATTTAACTTTATTAATAATGGTTTTATAATTTATTTTTTTATAATGTTTTTCATCACTTTTTTTGATTAAATGGGTTGTTTCTACAGCATAATTTCTTAAATCATTAAGTTTAGATGAAATATCCACTAAAACATTAAACTGCTCCTTAGAAAGCCCACGAACCAGAATACTCTTAGTCAAATACAAATTATCATCAACACACATAACAAATAACTAAAAAAAAAATTCACCCCAATTTCAACTTTTATAAAAAAATCATAAAAGAGTAAACAATAACATAAAATATAAAATATACTTATAATTTATAAAATTATTGAATAAACTTATGATTTTATAATAATATTCTATACAAACACATATATAAATGTAATCCAGACATGATAACAAATAAAAGGGGGGAACTGATAACTAATATAAAACCCATAATCAAATAAATATAATAATAAACAAAAAAAAATGTCAAAATGAAAAAAGTATTACAAAAACAAATAAAAAGATAATTTTGTCAAATACTAATTGAATAAAAAAAAAATTGTAGAAAGTGAGATTATGTATGATGTTATTATTATTGGAGCAGGTCCAGCTGGACTTACTGCAGGAATTTATGCTGGACGTGCAGGATTAGATGCTCTTATCATTGATCAGGGACAGAGTGGGGGTACTGCAAATACTGCTCCATTAGTTGAGAATTATCCTGGTTTTGATAAGATTCCGGGTGATGAGTTGATGAAAAATGTTTCCCAACAGGCAGGTTTATACTGTGATATTGAAGAGTTAACGATTGTTCAGGAAATAGTGAAAAGTTCTGATAATTCTTATGAAGTGGTTACTCATAAGGGTTCTTTTACTTCCAAGTATGTTATCTTGGCTACTGGTTGTGAACATAGAACTTTGGATGTTCCTGGTGTTGCCGAGTTTACTGGCAGGGGTGTGTCCTATTGTGCGGTTTGTGATGGTAATTTCTTTGTTGATCGTGAGGTGATTATTGTTGGTGGAGGAAACAGTGCTGCTACTGAGGCATTGTACTTGAATCGTATTGGTGTTAAGTGCAGTATTGTTCATAGGCGTGACAAGTTAAGGTGTGATGTTAAGCTTCAGGAAGATCTTGAAAAGAACAATGTGCCTATTTATTGGGATAGTGAGCTTAAGGAAATCAGGGGCGAAATGATGGTTGAGGAAGCAGTTATTATAAACAAAAAGACTGGCAAGGAAACAACACTCAAAGTCAATGGAGTCTTTATTGCTGTGGGCAATATTCCAAATAATAAGTTAGCACTAGATTATGGAATTAAATGTAATGAGTACGGATATATCATAACTGATGAAAATATGAAAACCAGTGATGACAACATTTATGCAGTTGGTGATGTAACAGGCGGAATAAAACAGATAGTTGTAGCAGCAGGCCAGGGTGCAATAGCCAGTGACAGCATCCAATACTTATTAATATGATTAACATGACAAACAAAGAGTTACAAGAAGAAATAATAAATGATTTAAAAAATGACTTCCCAGAAATAGAAATTGAAACAGAAAATGACAACATTATAATAAGAGCAGATACAAACACATTATGGGAAATATTTGAAATATTATACAAAGGATTAGATAATGTTGAATTTAATATGGATAAAGATAAAGATAGCCATATAATTATAAAAACATGAAAAAACGATTAACGAGGTGATGCAATGAAAAATAGGGCAGAAAGCAAATATTTAACAGATGAACAGATAAGACAACAAATAATACAAAACAGGGTAGAGGCAAAAGTTCTTGTAATATCACCAGTAGGATACCCAGTAGAAAGTAATTTCATTGAATCCCCACAAATAGAAGTGTCCAACAAGGAATTATTTGAATTATATGCCAAAGAACAGTGGAATGGATACAAAGTACATAAAAATCAGTACATATTTGACCAAAAACTGATGCCTGACTTTGCATTTCAGGTAGTGGAAGTAAGACCAGATAATTCATATATAACAAACAATACTTCAATTCTTGTCTTATCACCAGAAACAAAGGTAGAACTGGTTAAAACAAGCACTGATATTAAAATTGATGATGTTATAGGTCAACAGAAAGCTAAAGATAAAACTAGGATTATAACAAAATATTTGGAAGAACCTGAACGATTTAATGGATGGGCACCTAAAAATATATTGTTTTATGGTATGCCCGGAACAGGAAAAACCATGCTTGCACAGGCACTGGCAAATGAGTTGAACATTAATATTCAGATGATTAAAGCAACCAGTCTTATTGGTAGTCATGTTGGTGATGGTGCTTCTCAGATACATGAGTTATATAAACAGGCAAGGATTAAGAAGCCTACATTGATTTTTATTGATGAGATTGATGCTATAGCTTTGGAGAGAAAATATCAGTCATTGCGTGGTGATGTGACAGAGATTGTTAATGCTCTTCTTACTGAAATGGATGGTATAGAAGATAATGATAATGTTATTACAATTTGTGCTACTAATAATCCGGCATTGTTAGATTATGCTGTTAGAAGTCGTTTTGAAGAGGAGATTGAATTTACATTACCTGATGATAAGGATAGATTGAAAATTTTGGAAAACAATGTTAAGATATTACCTTTGGAATGTGCTTTTAATATAGATAGT
It encodes:
- a CDS encoding NAD(P)/FAD-dependent oxidoreductase, which produces MYDVIIIGAGPAGLTAGIYAGRAGLDALIIDQGQSGGTANTAPLVENYPGFDKIPGDELMKNVSQQAGLYCDIEELTIVQEIVKSSDNSYEVVTHKGSFTSKYVILATGCEHRTLDVPGVAEFTGRGVSYCAVCDGNFFVDREVIIVGGGNSAATEALYLNRIGVKCSIVHRRDKLRCDVKLQEDLEKNNVPIYWDSELKEIRGEMMVEEAVIINKKTGKETTLKVNGVFIAVGNIPNNKLALDYGIKCNEYGYIITDENMKTSDDNIYAVGDVTGGIKQIVVAAGQGAIASDSIQYLLI
- a CDS encoding AAA family ATPase produces the protein MKNRAESKYLTDEQIRQQIIQNRVEAKVLVISPVGYPVESNFIESPQIEVSNKELFELYAKEQWNGYKVHKNQYIFDQKLMPDFAFQVVEVRPDNSYITNNTSILVLSPETKVELVKTSTDIKIDDVIGQQKAKDKTRIITKYLEEPERFNGWAPKNILFYGMPGTGKTMLAQALANELNINIQMIKATSLIGSHVGDGASQIHELYKQARIKKPTLIFIDEIDAIALERKYQSLRGDVTEIVNALLTEMDGIEDNDNVITICATNNPALLDYAVRSRFEEEIEFTLPDDKDRLKILENNVKILPLECAFNIDSVIEKTKGLSGRDIKQKVLKTALHKAITESKDVIGDEDIDYAIKECRKEFVNSDTMFT